From the genome of Candidatus Nanopelagicales bacterium, one region includes:
- a CDS encoding transaminase: MAEIDRTRLVSLLEAERATYATRSAASKALFDEADHLFGRVPMTWMNKWAGGHPLYLATARGNSITDVDGNAYVDFALGDTGSMAGHSPAATVAAVQQRIGVDGGITTMMPSADAEWVAAELTRRFGLPLWSFSLTATDANRWAIRLARMLTGRPKVLAFSYCYHGSVDETFAVLDADGQTALRPGNVGAPFDITETTRAAEWNDLESVERALAHGDVAVVVTEPALTNIGIVLPEPGFLEGVRELCDRYGTLLLIDETHTISAGPGGCTAAWGLRPDIFVIGKSIGGGIPSGAYGITEAVADRIRAHAEADLVDVGGVGGTLAGNVLSTAAMRATLGEVLTDDVFLGMIDLATEFTAGVQGVIDEYDLPWSVSQLGARSEYRFASPAPRNGTESAAAADDELEEYLHLYCANRGVLITPFHNMALMCPTTTRDDVDLHTRTFRDAVAALVG, from the coding sequence GTGGCCGAGATCGACCGGACCCGGTTGGTGTCCCTGCTGGAGGCGGAGCGGGCCACGTACGCGACCCGCAGCGCGGCCTCCAAGGCCCTCTTCGACGAGGCGGACCACCTGTTCGGCCGGGTCCCCATGACCTGGATGAACAAGTGGGCCGGCGGCCACCCGCTGTACCTCGCCACGGCCCGCGGCAACTCCATCACTGACGTCGACGGCAACGCGTACGTCGACTTCGCCCTCGGCGACACCGGCTCGATGGCCGGGCACTCGCCGGCGGCCACGGTGGCCGCCGTGCAGCAGCGCATCGGGGTCGACGGCGGCATCACCACGATGATGCCCAGCGCCGACGCGGAGTGGGTCGCCGCCGAGCTGACCCGCCGCTTCGGCCTGCCGCTGTGGTCATTCAGCCTCACCGCCACCGACGCCAACCGGTGGGCGATCCGGCTGGCGCGCATGCTCACCGGCCGACCCAAGGTGCTGGCGTTCTCGTACTGCTACCACGGCTCCGTCGACGAGACCTTCGCGGTCCTCGACGCCGACGGGCAGACCGCGCTGCGCCCCGGCAACGTCGGCGCCCCCTTCGACATCACCGAGACCACCCGCGCGGCGGAGTGGAACGACCTGGAGTCGGTCGAGCGCGCCCTCGCCCACGGCGACGTGGCCGTGGTCGTCACCGAGCCGGCCCTGACCAACATCGGCATCGTGCTGCCCGAGCCCGGCTTCCTCGAGGGCGTGCGCGAGCTGTGCGACAGGTACGGCACCCTGCTGCTGATCGACGAGACGCACACCATCTCCGCTGGCCCGGGCGGGTGCACCGCTGCATGGGGCCTGCGCCCGGACATCTTCGTCATCGGCAAGAGCATCGGCGGCGGCATCCCGTCCGGCGCCTACGGCATCACCGAGGCCGTCGCGGACCGCATCCGCGCGCACGCCGAGGCGGACCTGGTCGACGTGGGCGGCGTCGGCGGCACCCTGGCCGGCAACGTGCTGTCCACCGCCGCCATGCGCGCCACCCTCGGCGAGGTGCTCACCGACGACGTCTTCCTCGGCATGATCGACCTGGCCACCGAGTTCACCGCGGGCGTGCAGGGCGTCATCGACGAGTACGACCTGCCCTGGTCGGTCTCGCAGCTCGGGGCGCGGTCGGAGTACCGGTTCGCCTCCCCCGCGCCGCGCAACGGCACCGAGTCCGCCGCCGCGGCCGACGACGAGCTCGAGGAGTACCTGCACCTCTACTGCGCCAACCGGGGGGTGCTCATCACCCCGTTCCACAACATGGCGCTGATGTGCCCGACCACGACCCGGGACGACGTCGACCTGCACACGCGGACGTTCCGCGACGCGGTGGCGGCGCTGGTCGGCTGA
- a CDS encoding SDR family NAD(P)-dependent oxidoreductase, with amino-acid sequence MTPPAGDPPRLPAAFDLTGRVALVTGSGGPTGIGFASARMLAQLGAAVLLTSLSPRCAERAEELRAAGADAHAVPADLTVPADADLLVGTALERWGRVDVVVNNAGMVSVADPDGWSESGSFTELDVDVWRASLARNLDSAYLVSRAALPPMVDAGFGRVVMVASVTGPVMAMRAEPAYAAAKAGMVGLARALAVDTAAHGVTVNAVAPGWIATGSQTEHEREQGLVTPVGRSATPDEVAAAVAWLATPGAAYVTGQCLVVDGGNSVAEERS; translated from the coding sequence ATGACCCCGCCCGCGGGCGACCCGCCCCGACTCCCCGCCGCGTTCGACCTCACCGGGCGGGTGGCCCTGGTCACGGGCTCCGGCGGCCCGACCGGCATCGGCTTCGCCAGCGCCCGGATGCTGGCGCAGCTCGGCGCCGCGGTGCTGCTGACGTCGCTGAGCCCGCGGTGCGCCGAGCGGGCCGAGGAGCTGCGGGCGGCCGGGGCGGACGCACACGCCGTGCCCGCCGACCTGACCGTCCCGGCGGACGCGGACCTGCTCGTCGGCACCGCGCTGGAGCGGTGGGGCCGCGTGGACGTCGTGGTCAACAACGCCGGCATGGTCAGCGTGGCGGACCCCGACGGCTGGTCGGAGTCCGGCTCGTTCACCGAGCTGGACGTGGACGTGTGGCGCGCGTCGCTGGCACGCAACCTCGACAGCGCCTACCTGGTGTCCCGTGCCGCGCTGCCGCCGATGGTCGACGCCGGTTTCGGCCGCGTCGTCATGGTGGCCAGCGTGACCGGCCCGGTGATGGCGATGCGTGCGGAGCCGGCGTACGCCGCCGCCAAGGCCGGCATGGTCGGCCTGGCACGGGCGCTGGCCGTCGACACCGCGGCCCACGGGGTCACCGTCAACGCGGTGGCGCCGGGGTGGATCGCCACCGGGTCGCAGACCGAGCACGAGCGCGAGCAGGGCCTGGTGACGCCGGTCGGCCGCAGCGCCACCCCGGACGAGGTGGCCGCCGCCGTCGCGTGGCTGGCGACACCGGGCGCCGCGTACGTCACCGGGCAGTGCCTGGTCGTCGACGGCGGCAACTCGGTGGCGGAGGAGCGGTCATGA
- a CDS encoding SDR family oxidoreductase produces the protein MSTGYGSGFSAGVGGGFAAGGPATTGKVVLVTGATGGIGSSVARRFAAGGWRVAVSDLSPERLTAMVDQEGDGFVSGSGIEMGVAGDVRDVAFCRRAVDEVAAAFGRLDALVNAAGVWVEGPAEDTTEDEWDQVLDVNAKGTYFLTSAAIPHLEATEGCVVNLSSDAGVQGNAGAAVYSASKGAVTNMTRALALELAPRGIRVNAVCPGDVDTPMLRLQAQRYGQGMPDRYLADLLDQYPQGPSRARFLRADEIAEVVWFLAQPAAAGVTGANWSVDFGLSAGI, from the coding sequence ATGAGCACCGGCTACGGCAGCGGGTTCAGCGCCGGTGTCGGTGGCGGCTTCGCAGCCGGCGGTCCGGCAACCACCGGCAAGGTCGTCCTGGTCACCGGCGCGACCGGAGGCATCGGGTCGTCGGTGGCGCGGAGGTTCGCCGCCGGCGGCTGGCGGGTCGCGGTGTCGGACCTGAGCCCGGAGCGGCTGACCGCGATGGTCGACCAGGAGGGCGACGGGTTCGTCTCCGGCAGCGGCATCGAGATGGGCGTCGCGGGTGACGTGCGCGACGTGGCGTTCTGCCGGCGCGCCGTGGACGAGGTGGCCGCCGCGTTCGGCCGGCTCGACGCTCTCGTGAATGCCGCCGGGGTCTGGGTCGAGGGCCCGGCGGAGGACACCACCGAGGACGAGTGGGACCAGGTGCTCGACGTCAATGCCAAGGGCACCTACTTCCTCACCTCGGCCGCGATCCCGCACCTGGAGGCCACCGAGGGCTGCGTGGTCAACCTGAGCAGCGACGCGGGCGTGCAGGGCAACGCGGGCGCCGCGGTCTACTCCGCGAGCAAGGGTGCGGTCACCAACATGACCCGCGCGCTGGCGCTGGAGCTCGCCCCGCGGGGCATCCGGGTCAACGCCGTGTGCCCCGGCGACGTGGACACCCCGATGCTGCGGCTGCAGGCGCAGCGCTACGGCCAGGGGATGCCGGACCGCTACCTGGCCGACCTGCTGGACCAGTACCCGCAGGGCCCGAGCCGCGCCCGCTTCCTGCGTGCGGACGAGATCGCCGAGGTCGTGTGGTTCCTGGCGCAGCCCGCCGCCGCCGGCGTCACCGGCGCGAACTGGTCCGTCGACTTCGGCCTGTCGGCCGGGATCTGA
- a CDS encoding Lrp/AsnC family transcriptional regulator, protein MTPPVSLDDVDKALIRLLQSDGRASYADLAPQVGLSAPAVRQRVQRLVDAGVLQIVGVTDPLALGLPVMALVGVRVQGDARAVADALAEIDNVVYLVTTAGSFDLFAEVVCRDMDELFAVVNDRIRVVPGVSAAESFPYFGIHTHRFTWGVPE, encoded by the coding sequence ATGACCCCTCCCGTGTCGCTGGACGACGTCGACAAGGCGCTGATCCGGCTGCTGCAGTCCGACGGCCGCGCGTCGTACGCGGACCTGGCCCCGCAGGTCGGCCTGTCCGCGCCGGCGGTGCGCCAGCGGGTGCAGCGGCTGGTCGACGCGGGCGTCCTGCAGATCGTGGGCGTCACCGACCCGCTGGCCCTGGGGCTTCCGGTGATGGCCCTGGTCGGGGTCCGCGTGCAGGGCGACGCGCGGGCGGTCGCGGACGCACTGGCGGAGATCGACAACGTGGTCTACCTGGTCACGACGGCGGGCTCCTTCGACCTGTTCGCCGAGGTCGTGTGCCGCGACATGGACGAGCTGTTCGCGGTGGTCAACGACCGGATCCGCGTCGTGCCCGGAGTCAGCGCGGCGGAGTCGTTCCCGTACTTCGGCATCCACACCCACCGGTTCACCTGGGGCGTCCCGGAGTGA
- a CDS encoding SpoIIE family protein phosphatase has product MTLRARVAVLAAVGALAVVVAGIVIGLRFADTVQAANTVIDVLQPAADDADTLVVARVETEGDLQDYVLTGETRFLVEFRRDLAVADEALARLDDRIPGGTPAAGLVSRAKLAREAWWEADAAPTIAAVQSGDLARAAEITQSDKAWAAYREFIDSAEALQDAIDDQREQVFRDLADFNRQLAVALAASGIVLLLLLALLYLALRSWVLRPLDLLRRQLRAVARRGEHHRPIEPAGPPELEAAGTDAERMRRQLVTEIDEARAAREALAQDAPVVAAIRRELRATDDPGMPGLRVFGALQPAEGVLAGDWWDTVRRPDGTLAVVVTDVSGHGPAAGIAAMRVRTSVTSALAAGRAPDRALTEAAPGFADEDARFATVAVAVLPPGPGELRWANAGHPAPVLVRADGSVERLEPTGPLLSCLGGTWESRSVPVAAGDVLLLFTDGLVESRDRGGAELGDDELVAVLRQAVADADGAEDLVARVLARVRDRAADWRRDDVTLVAVRIGDAAAAG; this is encoded by the coding sequence GTGACGCTGCGGGCGCGGGTGGCCGTCCTGGCCGCGGTGGGCGCCCTCGCCGTCGTGGTCGCCGGCATCGTCATCGGGCTGCGGTTCGCCGACACCGTCCAGGCCGCGAACACCGTGATCGACGTGCTGCAGCCCGCGGCCGACGACGCGGACACCCTGGTGGTGGCCCGGGTGGAGACCGAGGGCGACCTGCAGGACTACGTCCTCACCGGCGAGACCCGGTTCCTGGTGGAGTTCCGGCGCGACCTCGCCGTCGCCGACGAGGCCCTGGCCCGGCTGGACGACCGCATCCCCGGCGGCACCCCCGCCGCGGGCCTGGTCTCCCGGGCCAAGCTGGCCCGGGAGGCCTGGTGGGAGGCGGATGCCGCGCCCACCATCGCCGCGGTGCAGTCCGGGGACCTGGCCCGGGCCGCGGAGATCACCCAGTCCGACAAGGCCTGGGCCGCGTACCGCGAGTTCATCGACAGCGCCGAGGCGCTGCAGGACGCCATCGACGACCAGCGCGAGCAGGTCTTCCGCGACCTCGCCGACTTCAACCGGCAGCTCGCCGTGGCACTGGCCGCCAGCGGGATCGTGCTGCTCCTGCTGCTGGCGCTGCTCTACCTGGCCCTGCGGTCGTGGGTCCTCCGCCCGCTGGACCTCCTGCGCCGCCAGCTGCGCGCCGTGGCCCGGCGCGGCGAGCACCACCGGCCGATCGAACCGGCCGGACCACCGGAGCTGGAGGCCGCGGGCACCGACGCCGAGCGGATGCGCCGCCAGTTGGTGACCGAGATCGACGAGGCCCGGGCGGCCCGGGAGGCGCTGGCCCAGGACGCTCCCGTGGTCGCCGCCATCCGCCGCGAGCTGCGCGCCACCGACGACCCGGGCATGCCCGGGCTGCGGGTCTTCGGCGCGCTCCAGCCGGCCGAGGGGGTCCTGGCCGGGGACTGGTGGGACACGGTCCGGCGGCCCGACGGGACGCTGGCGGTCGTCGTCACCGACGTCTCGGGGCACGGTCCTGCGGCCGGCATCGCCGCCATGCGCGTGCGCACCAGCGTCACCTCGGCGCTCGCGGCCGGGCGCGCCCCGGACCGGGCGCTGACGGAGGCGGCGCCCGGATTCGCCGACGAGGACGCCCGGTTCGCGACCGTGGCCGTCGCGGTCCTCCCGCCGGGGCCGGGCGAGCTGCGCTGGGCCAACGCCGGCCACCCCGCCCCCGTGCTGGTGCGCGCGGACGGGTCGGTCGAGCGCCTGGAGCCCACGGGTCCCCTGCTGTCGTGTCTCGGCGGGACCTGGGAATCCCGCAGCGTCCCGGTGGCCGCCGGGGACGTGCTGCTGCTGTTCACCGACGGGCTGGTCGAGTCCCGCGACCGCGGCGGCGCAGAGCTCGGCGACGACGAGCTGGTCGCCGTCCTGCGCCAGGCCGTGGCCGACGCCGACGGCGCGGAGGACCTGGTGGCCCGGGTGCTCGCGCGGGTCCGCGATCGGGCCGCCGACTGGCGACGGGACGACGTCACCCTGGTCGCGGTGCGCATCGGGGACGCCGCTGCGGCCGGCTGA
- the hisC gene encoding histidinol-phosphate transaminase, protein MPDHRPRPRPDLDTLPSYKAGQRPQPREGLVVHKLSSNENPFPPLPSVLEAITRAAQETQRYPDPLSSRLVAALAQRFDVPADHLALGTGSVALCGQLVDSFAGPGDEVLYAWRSFEAYPIWTQIAGARSVQVPLTSDERHDLAAMADAVTARTRLVFVCNPNNPTGQVVGADELRDFLDRVPRDVLVVLDEAYAEFVRDDDVPDGLDLYREHPNVVVLRTFSKAYGLAGLRVGFAVGGDEVAEALRKTATPFGVSHIAEAAALASLEAEDELLARVDALVAERDRVWDALTAQGWSMAPTQANFVWLRLGDATVEFAAACDEAGVTVRPFPGEGVRITVAETEANDRVIEVAARLRTELGRPGAASS, encoded by the coding sequence GTGCCGGACCACCGCCCCCGCCCGCGTCCCGACCTGGACACGCTGCCGTCGTACAAGGCCGGTCAGCGGCCGCAGCCGCGTGAGGGCCTGGTGGTGCACAAGCTGTCCTCCAACGAGAACCCCTTCCCCCCGCTGCCGAGCGTCCTCGAGGCGATCACCCGGGCGGCGCAGGAGACCCAGCGCTACCCCGACCCGCTCAGCAGCCGCCTGGTGGCCGCGCTCGCGCAGCGGTTCGACGTGCCGGCCGACCACCTCGCGCTGGGCACGGGCAGCGTGGCGCTGTGCGGCCAGCTGGTGGACTCCTTCGCCGGGCCCGGCGACGAGGTGCTCTACGCGTGGCGGTCGTTCGAGGCCTACCCGATCTGGACCCAGATCGCCGGGGCGCGCAGCGTCCAGGTCCCGCTGACGTCGGACGAGCGGCACGACCTGGCGGCGATGGCGGACGCGGTGACCGCGCGCACGCGGCTGGTGTTCGTGTGCAACCCCAACAACCCCACCGGTCAGGTGGTCGGCGCCGACGAGCTGCGGGACTTCCTGGACCGGGTCCCGCGGGACGTGCTGGTCGTGCTGGACGAGGCGTACGCCGAGTTCGTCCGCGACGACGACGTCCCGGACGGCCTCGACCTCTACCGCGAGCACCCGAACGTCGTCGTGCTGCGCACGTTCTCCAAGGCGTACGGCCTGGCCGGGCTTCGGGTGGGCTTCGCGGTCGGTGGCGACGAGGTGGCCGAGGCGCTGCGCAAGACGGCCACGCCGTTCGGCGTCTCCCACATCGCGGAGGCGGCGGCGCTGGCGTCGCTGGAGGCCGAGGACGAGCTGCTCGCACGGGTGGACGCGCTGGTGGCCGAGCGGGACCGGGTCTGGGACGCGCTCACCGCCCAGGGCTGGTCGATGGCGCCGACCCAGGCCAACTTCGTCTGGCTGCGGCTGGGGGACGCGACGGTGGAGTTCGCGGCGGCCTGCGACGAGGCGGGGGTCACCGTGCGGCCGTTCCCGGGCGAGGGGGTCCGCATCACGGTCGCGGAGACCGAGGCGAACGACCGGGTGATCGAGGTCGCCGCTCGGCTGCGGACGGAGCTCGGTCGGCCGGGGGCCGCCTCCTCCTGA
- a CDS encoding EamA family transporter, with protein MPRTDRAAAPTAPAPPHAASPGTVAGALSVVYVVWGSTYLAIAVVIETMPPLIANGARFLTASLLMALILVVLRGPSRLRVSARALGSSALLGVGLLAVGIGTVSLGERYVPSGIAALLIAAVPLWVVLLRTATHDRPGWRTLLGVGVGLGGLAFMLLPGGTQPASGDDHDVVVWSIAILAGSACWAFFSFLSPRLPVPADPFVMSTYELLAGGIALVAVGLLRGETLSPGDYSARSWWAWAYLAVVGSLAAYTVYVWLLGNAPLSLVATYAYVNPVVAVLLGWWVKGEPLTSDVVIAGSIVLAGVVLVVSGERRTPRSALHAAPEPQPEPPHRND; from the coding sequence GTGCCCCGCACCGACCGTGCAGCCGCGCCCACCGCGCCCGCGCCGCCCCACGCCGCGTCCCCGGGCACCGTGGCCGGCGCCCTGTCGGTCGTCTACGTGGTCTGGGGCTCCACCTACCTGGCCATCGCGGTCGTCATCGAGACGATGCCGCCCCTCATCGCCAACGGCGCCCGGTTCCTGACCGCCAGCCTGCTGATGGCGCTGATCCTGGTGGTGCTGCGCGGGCCGTCGCGGCTGCGGGTGAGCGCCCGCGCGCTGGGCTCGTCGGCCCTGCTCGGCGTGGGGCTGCTCGCGGTCGGGATCGGCACGGTGTCCCTGGGCGAGCGGTACGTGCCCAGCGGCATCGCGGCCCTGCTGATCGCGGCGGTCCCGCTGTGGGTGGTGCTGCTGCGCACCGCGACGCACGACCGTCCGGGCTGGCGCACCCTGCTCGGCGTCGGGGTCGGGCTGGGTGGACTGGCCTTCATGCTGCTGCCCGGAGGGACCCAGCCCGCCTCCGGCGACGACCACGACGTCGTGGTCTGGTCCATCGCGATCCTGGCCGGCTCGGCCTGCTGGGCCTTCTTCTCCTTCCTCTCGCCGCGGCTGCCGGTGCCGGCCGACCCGTTCGTGATGTCCACCTACGAGCTGCTGGCCGGCGGGATCGCGCTGGTCGCGGTGGGCCTGCTGCGCGGGGAGACGCTCAGCCCGGGCGACTACTCGGCGCGGTCGTGGTGGGCCTGGGCCTACCTGGCCGTCGTCGGGTCGCTGGCGGCCTACACCGTCTACGTCTGGCTGCTCGGCAACGCCCCGCTGTCCCTGGTCGCGACCTATGCGTACGTCAACCCGGTGGTCGCGGTGCTGCTCGGCTGGTGGGTCAAGGGCGAGCCGCTGACCTCCGACGTCGTCATCGCCGGGTCGATCGTGCTGGCCGGCGTGGTGCTGGTGGTGTCCGGCGAGCGGCGCACGCCGCGCTCGGCGCTGCATGCGGCCCCCGAGCCGCAGCCCGAGCCGCCGCACCGGAACGACTGA
- a CDS encoding sensor domain-containing diguanylate cyclase, whose protein sequence is MTDADLAVRRLEAVAALLRLPLDTPERDALRLAIDAAEALTGSRIGYLHYLNDDQVTIELSTWSTGTADYCTAAYDRHYPIDRAGIWADTARTRSARVHNDYDAEPDRRGLPEGHSVLLRHLGVPAVDAGGAVRLLLGVGNKDQPYDDADVATAQLIADETWRVVARLREHQAAVADLAMLRGRQSSARLATWEWDPALPRLSWDDEAPRVLGLAEGGTPGPDWDWLLGRLDRASARQLAAALDRIEDSPGLLLDLRAAREGGGRVRLRLSGEWVARPQGLGRVLRGSVMDVSVEDEVERARHAALHDPLTGLPNRAWLTDRLAALTGAAPGADPAADRAADPASEPGVAVHVVDLDDFRLVNEEHGHFVGDEVLRACADRLATVMRGGESVARIGVDEFVLVQTGGPDPDAITALAERARAALARPIVTAAGELRLRASIGVARSRPGGEAVRALLGRADRALYDAVRSGRAVVVDLGDTGGTADPGQPGGPGDTGGGEPVPARS, encoded by the coding sequence ATGACCGACGCCGACCTGGCGGTACGTCGCCTCGAGGCCGTGGCGGCACTGCTGCGGCTGCCGCTGGACACCCCCGAGCGCGACGCCCTGCGGCTGGCCATCGACGCCGCCGAGGCGCTGACCGGCAGCCGGATCGGCTACCTGCACTACCTCAACGACGACCAGGTCACCATCGAGCTGAGCACCTGGTCCACCGGTACCGCCGACTACTGCACCGCGGCGTACGACCGGCACTACCCGATCGACCGGGCCGGCATCTGGGCGGACACGGCCCGGACCCGCTCCGCCCGGGTGCACAACGACTACGACGCGGAGCCCGACCGCCGCGGCCTGCCGGAGGGGCACTCCGTGCTGCTGCGGCACCTCGGGGTGCCCGCGGTCGACGCGGGCGGCGCGGTCCGCCTGCTGCTGGGCGTAGGCAACAAGGACCAGCCGTACGACGACGCCGACGTCGCGACGGCCCAGCTCATCGCCGACGAGACCTGGCGGGTAGTGGCCCGGCTGCGGGAGCACCAGGCCGCGGTCGCGGACCTGGCGATGCTGCGGGGCCGCCAGTCGTCGGCCCGGCTGGCGACGTGGGAGTGGGACCCCGCGCTGCCGCGGCTGTCCTGGGACGACGAGGCGCCGCGGGTGCTCGGACTGGCGGAGGGTGGCACGCCCGGTCCCGACTGGGACTGGCTGCTGGGACGGCTGGACCGGGCGTCCGCGCGCCAGCTGGCCGCCGCGCTGGACCGGATCGAGGACTCCCCGGGGCTGCTGCTGGACCTGCGCGCTGCCCGGGAGGGCGGCGGCCGGGTGCGGCTGCGCCTCAGCGGCGAGTGGGTCGCGCGCCCGCAGGGCCTGGGCCGGGTGCTGCGCGGCAGCGTCATGGACGTCAGCGTGGAGGACGAGGTCGAGCGGGCCCGCCATGCGGCACTGCACGACCCGCTCACCGGGCTGCCGAACCGGGCCTGGCTCACCGACCGGCTGGCGGCGCTCACCGGCGCGGCGCCCGGCGCCGACCCTGCCGCCGACCGTGCGGCCGACCCTGCGTCCGAACCCGGTGTGGCCGTGCACGTCGTCGACCTCGACGACTTCCGGCTGGTGAACGAGGAGCACGGGCACTTCGTGGGCGACGAGGTGCTGCGCGCCTGCGCGGACCGGCTGGCGACGGTGATGCGCGGCGGCGAGTCGGTGGCCCGCATCGGCGTGGACGAGTTCGTCCTGGTGCAGACCGGCGGGCCGGACCCGGACGCGATCACGGCGCTGGCCGAGCGGGCCCGGGCGGCGCTGGCGCGCCCCATCGTCACCGCGGCCGGGGAGCTGCGGCTGCGGGCCAGCATCGGCGTGGCGCGCAGCCGTCCGGGCGGGGAGGCGGTGCGTGCCCTGCTCGGACGGGCCGACCGGGCCCTGTACGACGCGGTCCGCAGCGGGCGCGCGGTCGTCGTCGACCTCGGTGACACCGGCGGCACCGCGGACCCCGGCCAGCCCGGCGGGCCCGGCGACACCGGCGGCGGCGAGCCCGTTCCGGCGCGGTCCTGA
- a CDS encoding cytochrome ubiquinol oxidase subunit I gives MSALDLSRWQFGITTVYHFLFVPLTIGSGFLVAGFQTAWHRTGNPKYYKLTKFFGKLFLINFAMGVVTGIVQEFQFGMNWSDYSRFVGDIFGAPLAMEALLAFFLESTFLGLWIFGWDRLPKRIHLLTIWLAAFGTMISAYFILAANAWMQHPVGYEVDPETGRAVLNNVFTVLFQNTAVIAFFHTISAAFLVSGAAFMAVGAWMMAKKRDSDVFRPAVKVGAVTTLIAAIAVSWTGDMDMKIMVEQQPMKVAAAEALYQTQENAPFSVLTIGDVTGDTATDIITIPGLLSWLATGTWDGPESTVQGINNLQEQYTQEYGPGNYVPYVPVTYWGFRFMIGFGMLAALFALWVLWHFRRGREGAGGLLRWTSVFIVLGPLIGTSAGWIFTEMGRQPWIVFGEQTTSNAHSPLLPAWQVWITLIGFTLIYAVLAVIEVKLLLKYIKQGPPEEVVADPYEESKSDSDKQLYFAY, from the coding sequence ATGTCAGCGCTCGACCTCTCGAGGTGGCAGTTCGGTATCACCACCGTCTACCACTTCCTCTTCGTCCCGCTCACGATCGGCAGCGGGTTCCTCGTCGCCGGCTTCCAGACCGCGTGGCACCGCACCGGGAACCCGAAGTACTACAAGCTCACCAAGTTCTTCGGGAAGCTCTTCCTGATCAACTTCGCGATGGGTGTGGTCACCGGCATCGTGCAGGAGTTCCAGTTCGGCATGAACTGGTCCGACTACAGCCGGTTCGTGGGTGACATCTTCGGTGCCCCGCTCGCGATGGAGGCGCTGCTTGCGTTCTTCCTCGAGTCGACCTTCCTCGGCCTGTGGATCTTCGGGTGGGACCGGCTGCCCAAGCGCATTCACCTGCTGACCATCTGGCTCGCGGCCTTCGGCACGATGATCTCGGCGTACTTCATCCTCGCGGCCAACGCGTGGATGCAGCACCCGGTGGGCTACGAGGTCGACCCGGAGACCGGGCGCGCGGTCCTCAACAACGTGTTCACCGTGCTGTTCCAGAACACCGCCGTCATCGCGTTCTTCCACACCATCTCGGCCGCGTTCCTGGTCTCCGGTGCGGCCTTCATGGCCGTCGGCGCCTGGATGATGGCCAAGAAGCGCGACTCCGACGTCTTCCGTCCCGCGGTCAAGGTCGGGGCGGTCACCACCCTGATTGCGGCCATCGCGGTCTCCTGGACCGGCGACATGGACATGAAGATCATGGTCGAGCAGCAGCCGATGAAGGTGGCGGCGGCCGAGGCCCTGTACCAGACCCAGGAGAACGCGCCGTTCTCCGTGCTGACGATCGGGGACGTCACCGGCGACACGGCCACCGACATCATCACGATCCCCGGGCTGCTGTCGTGGCTCGCCACGGGCACCTGGGACGGCCCTGAGTCGACCGTGCAGGGCATCAACAACCTGCAGGAGCAGTACACGCAGGAGTACGGGCCCGGCAACTACGTCCCCTACGTCCCGGTCACCTACTGGGGATTCCGCTTCATGATCGGGTTCGGCATGCTCGCCGCGCTGTTCGCCCTGTGGGTGCTCTGGCACTTCCGCAGGGGACGCGAGGGCGCGGGGGGTCTCCTGCGCTGGACCTCGGTGTTCATCGTTCTCGGTCCGCTGATCGGCACCAGCGCGGGCTGGATCTTCACCGAGATGGGCCGCCAGCCCTGGATCGTGTTCGGTGAGCAGACCACCTCCAACGCCCACTCGCCGCTGCTGCCCGCCTGGCAGGTGTGGATCACGCTCATCGGGTTCACGCTGATCTACGCGGTGCTCGCCGTGATCGAGGTGAAGCTGCTGCTGAAGTACATCAAGCAGGGCCCCCCGGAGGAGGTCGTCGCGGACCCCTACGAGGAGTCCAAGTCCGATTCCGACAAGCAGCTGTACTTCGCGTACTGA